From a region of the Oncorhynchus masou masou isolate Uvic2021 unplaced genomic scaffold, UVic_Omas_1.1 unplaced_scaffold_8540, whole genome shotgun sequence genome:
- the LOC135537835 gene encoding broad substrate specificity ATP-binding cassette transporter ABCG2-like, whose translation MAISADQSVVAIANIFMTIAFVFRCLPYQIFSGLLVNLPSIVEWLAWFQYLSIPRYGLTALQINEFVGLQFCGDIPLNGTLPPGMTCTGEDFLKNQGIDYTTWGLWQNHVALAIMTVIFLLIAYFKLRFTKKFT comes from the exons ATGGCTATATCAGCTGACCAGAGTGTTGTGGCGATCGCCAACATCTTCATGACCATAGCCTTCGTCTTCAGATg cctgccctATCAGATCTTCTCAGGCCTGTTGGTGAACCTGCCCAGTATTGTTGAGTGGCTTGCCTGGTTCCAGTACCTCAGCATCCCTCGGTACGGACTAACAGCTCTCCAAATTAATGAGTTTGTAGGTCTCCAGTTCTGTGGAGACATTCCCCTCAACGGCACCTTGCCCCCTGGTATGAC ATGCACGGGGGAAGACTTTCTGAAGAACCAGGGGATCGACTACACCACGTGGGGGCTGTGGCAGAATCACGTTGCCCTGGCGATCATGACCGTTATCTTCCTGTTGATCGCATACTTCAAACTACGCTTCACTAAGAAGTTCAcatag